A genomic window from Mycetohabitans rhizoxinica HKI 454 includes:
- the aceB gene encoding malate synthase A, translating into MAHPTPSLPEGVQIHAPLKPGFEAILTHDALALVAQLHRQFEARRQTLLAARVERAKRLDAGERPDFLPQTQAIREGSWTVAPLPADLQCRRVEITGPVERKMVINALNSGADSYMTDFEDSNAPNWDNQIQGQINLKDAVRRTISLEQNGKSYRLNDKIATLLVRPRGWHLDEKHVTVDGQRVSGALFDFALFLFHNAKEQLSRDTGPYFYLSKMESHLEARLWNDVFVAAQQAIGIPRGTIRATVLVETILAAFEMDEILYELREHSAGLNAGRWDYIFSAIKKFKTDNDFCLADRAQVTMTAPFMRAYALLLVKTCHRRNAPAIGGMSALIPIKNDPATNDKALAGVRSDKARDAGDGYDGGWVAHPGLVPIAMEEFVKVLGDKANQISKQRDDVQVTAKDLLDFRPQAPITEAGLRNNINVGIHYLGSWLAGNGCVPIHNLMKDAATAEISRSQVWQWIRSPKGKLDDGRKVSAELVRALGVEELAKVKAVVGGDTAPYDRAAQIFEQMSTSDTFIDFLTLPLYEAI; encoded by the coding sequence ATGGCACACCCGACTCCCTCGCTACCCGAAGGCGTGCAGATTCACGCTCCGCTCAAGCCGGGCTTCGAAGCGATCCTCACGCATGACGCACTCGCGTTGGTTGCCCAACTCCACCGTCAATTCGAAGCGCGCCGCCAAACCCTGTTGGCTGCGCGCGTGGAGCGTGCAAAGCGGTTAGATGCCGGCGAACGACCCGACTTCTTGCCCCAAACTCAAGCCATTCGAGAGGGCAGCTGGACTGTCGCACCGCTGCCTGCCGACCTGCAATGCCGTCGTGTCGAGATCACCGGGCCGGTTGAGCGCAAAATGGTCATCAACGCGCTGAACTCCGGCGCGGACTCGTACATGACCGACTTCGAGGACTCAAACGCGCCGAACTGGGACAACCAGATCCAAGGCCAGATCAACCTGAAGGACGCGGTGCGACGCACGATCTCGTTGGAGCAGAACGGCAAGTCATACCGGCTCAACGACAAGATCGCGACGCTGCTGGTGCGCCCCCGCGGCTGGCACCTCGACGAGAAGCATGTGACGGTCGATGGTCAACGCGTGTCTGGTGCTCTGTTCGACTTCGCGTTGTTCCTCTTCCATAACGCCAAGGAGCAACTGTCGCGTGACACCGGCCCGTATTTCTATCTGTCGAAGATGGAAAGCCACCTGGAAGCGCGGCTGTGGAATGATGTGTTCGTCGCCGCGCAACAGGCCATCGGCATCCCGCGCGGCACGATCCGCGCGACCGTGCTGGTCGAGACCATCCTCGCCGCGTTCGAGATGGACGAGATCCTGTACGAGCTGCGTGAACACAGCGCCGGGCTGAACGCCGGGCGCTGGGACTATATTTTCTCGGCAATCAAGAAATTCAAGACCGACAACGACTTCTGCCTCGCCGATCGTGCCCAGGTGACGATGACTGCGCCGTTCATGCGGGCATACGCGTTGCTGCTGGTCAAGACCTGTCACCGGCGCAACGCACCGGCGATCGGTGGCATGAGCGCGCTGATTCCGATCAAAAACGATCCGGCTACCAACGACAAGGCGTTAGCCGGCGTGCGTTCGGACAAGGCCCGAGATGCGGGCGATGGCTACGATGGTGGGTGGGTCGCCCACCCTGGTCTGGTGCCGATCGCGATGGAAGAGTTCGTCAAGGTGCTCGGCGACAAGGCCAACCAGATCAGCAAACAACGCGACGACGTGCAAGTCACCGCCAAGGATCTGCTCGACTTCCGCCCGCAAGCGCCGATTACCGAAGCCGGCTTGCGCAACAACATCAACGTGGGCATCCATTACCTTGGCTCGTGGCTAGCTGGCAACGGCTGCGTGCCGATTCACAACCTGATGAAAGACGCGGCGACCGCTGAAATCTCGCGTTCTCAGGTGTGGCAGTGGATCCGCTCGCCGAAGGGCAAGCTCGATGACGGCCGCAAGGTGAGCGCGGAACTCGTGCGTGCGCTGGGCGTCGAGGAACTCGCCAAGGTCAAGGCCGTCGTGGGCGGCGACACTGCGCCATACGACCGGGCCGCGCAGATCTTCGAGCAGATGTCGACATCGGACACGTTCATCGACTTTCTGACGCTACCGCTGTACGAAGCGATTTGA
- a CDS encoding DMT family transporter encodes MISRAVFDLTNLLALAALWSTSFLFVRIGVAEFGVVPMVALRVSIGATFLIALLIVRKGVKGKWRDSQRKLWPLFVLGVLNAAMPFCLFAYAVPALSVGLACVINATAPLWGALVAFLWLGDRPSIMRIAGIVLCFAGVTLMVGSQISATGSFAGAAPCARTTALAAGAGLTATALLGIAANYTKRYLSDIDPLMIAAGSLVGASIVLLPLAAWAWPATPVSMRAWLAALALGVACTGVAYVLYFRLLNAGGPAQAMTATFVIPVFGILWDSLFLSLSISIWMIECCAIVLVGTVLATGLIERLRPQLS; translated from the coding sequence ATGATCTCCCGAGCGGTGTTCGACTTGACCAACTTGCTGGCGCTCGCAGCACTTTGGAGTACGTCGTTTCTTTTCGTGCGCATCGGCGTTGCGGAGTTCGGCGTCGTGCCGATGGTGGCGTTGCGTGTGTCGATCGGCGCCACTTTCTTAATCGCGCTATTGATCGTGCGGAAAGGCGTGAAGGGAAAATGGCGTGATTCGCAACGCAAGCTTTGGCCGTTGTTCGTGCTCGGCGTGCTGAATGCTGCGATGCCATTCTGCCTGTTTGCGTATGCCGTGCCCGCTCTGTCGGTGGGTCTGGCCTGCGTGATCAACGCGACCGCACCGCTGTGGGGCGCGCTGGTCGCGTTCCTTTGGCTCGGGGACCGGCCCAGCATCATGCGAATCGCCGGCATCGTGCTCTGTTTCGCCGGTGTGACGCTAATGGTCGGGAGTCAGATCAGTGCAACGGGCAGCTTCGCAGGTGCAGCGCCATGCGCGCGGACCACTGCACTAGCCGCCGGCGCGGGACTCACCGCCACGGCGCTGCTGGGTATCGCGGCCAACTATACGAAGCGCTATTTGTCCGACATCGACCCCTTGATGATCGCGGCCGGCAGTCTCGTCGGCGCATCGATCGTACTGCTGCCGCTCGCCGCATGGGCATGGCCAGCGACACCGGTTTCGATGCGGGCGTGGCTCGCGGCGCTGGCACTCGGCGTGGCGTGCACCGGCGTTGCCTATGTGCTGTATTTTCGCCTGCTCAATGCCGGCGGGCCGGCTCAGGCGATGACCGCCACATTCGTAATCCCGGTGTTCGGCATCCTTTGGGATTCACTATTTCTTTCGTTATCCATATCAATATGGATGATAGAATGCTGCGCCATTGTGCTGGTCGGTACCGTCTTGGCCACGGGCTTGATCGAGCGACTGCGTCCACAGCTATCATAG
- a CDS encoding TetR/AcrR family transcriptional regulator, translating to MERDSKSRGGRPWSFDREKAVDTAMRLFWRHGYEGVSIGDLTKEIGIAPPSLYAAFGSKAQLYREAVSRYEATLGRLDVASINSAASLAQAVRVLLEGAVSAVTHPQLERGCLISSGMIACHPEHALLARDAAARREAMRERIAQALQPFAGVHEVQRLARYLAAVMQGMSVQARDGSTPTQLQEIVEEVVAGVAARLSEESS from the coding sequence ATGGAACGAGACTCAAAATCGCGGGGCGGGCGGCCTTGGAGCTTCGACCGGGAAAAGGCGGTGGACACTGCGATGCGGCTGTTTTGGAGGCACGGCTATGAGGGGGTGTCGATCGGCGATCTCACGAAGGAGATCGGGATAGCGCCTCCAAGCCTCTATGCTGCCTTCGGCAGCAAGGCGCAGCTCTATCGGGAAGCGGTGAGCCGCTATGAGGCGACGCTCGGACGCCTCGATGTGGCGTCCATCAACTCGGCAGCGTCGCTGGCGCAGGCGGTGCGGGTATTGCTTGAGGGAGCCGTGAGCGCCGTCACCCACCCTCAACTTGAACGAGGCTGCTTGATCTCAAGCGGCATGATCGCATGTCACCCGGAGCATGCCTTGCTCGCCCGCGACGCGGCCGCGCGGCGTGAGGCCATGCGTGAACGGATTGCGCAAGCGCTCCAGCCCTTTGCGGGGGTGCACGAGGTTCAACGTTTGGCGCGCTATCTGGCTGCCGTCATGCAAGGCATGTCGGTCCAGGCACGGGACGGTAGCACACCGACGCAGCTGCAGGAGATCGTTGAAGAGGTGGTAGCGGGCGTTGCAGCACGGCTTTCCGAGGAGAGTTCGTGA
- a CDS encoding aromatic ring-hydroxylating oxygenase subunit alpha codes for MHALPLPDTGAIDLPASASVRDLRRVPIHPDHWYPLAWSHEVKRSKALGVQFAGDPIVLARTASGKPHRQVPLHAGVVEGESIRCGYHGWAYDCGGHCIDVPYFGRERLPNGVRAYPCREVHGLIFVFPGEPALADVRPLPMLSSVGDSAYKTRRFGREVKCHYSFMHENLMDMNHQFLHRRQMGQMRARCVGRSHGEDWAEVNYTFARMAGSQPMGEALVFGASKNAGGQADKSVMAVRTCYPYQTLQIRSGDGTLVMDLWIVYVPLDAAQRTNRTFGLLSIRKPKIPFALDLAWPLLIWFTERIFKEDRWVVEQEQEAHDRQGADWNHEVFPVINELRDLLRHCGGHTEIPIREVGNRA; via the coding sequence ATGCATGCACTGCCTTTGCCGGACACCGGCGCCATTGACCTGCCTGCCAGTGCCTCGGTGCGCGATCTGCGCCGTGTGCCGATTCACCCGGACCACTGGTATCCGTTGGCCTGGTCTCACGAGGTCAAGCGCAGCAAGGCGCTCGGTGTACAGTTTGCAGGCGATCCGATCGTGCTGGCGCGCACCGCGTCCGGCAAACCGCACCGGCAAGTGCCGCTGCATGCGGGCGTGGTCGAAGGCGAGTCCATCCGCTGCGGCTATCATGGCTGGGCTTACGATTGCGGCGGCCACTGCATCGACGTGCCGTATTTTGGGCGGGAGCGCTTGCCCAATGGGGTGCGCGCCTATCCATGCCGTGAAGTGCACGGCCTGATCTTCGTCTTTCCGGGCGAGCCAGCTTTAGCCGACGTGCGGCCACTGCCCATGCTGTCCTCGGTGGGCGACAGTGCGTACAAGACGCGTCGCTTTGGCCGCGAGGTCAAGTGTCACTACTCATTCATGCACGAGAACTTGATGGACATGAACCATCAGTTTCTGCACCGGCGGCAGATGGGGCAGATGCGCGCACGCTGCGTGGGCCGAAGTCATGGCGAGGACTGGGCGGAAGTGAACTACACATTTGCGCGCATGGCGGGCAGCCAGCCGATGGGTGAGGCGCTGGTGTTTGGCGCCAGCAAAAATGCGGGCGGCCAAGCCGACAAGAGCGTGATGGCGGTGCGCACCTGTTATCCATATCAGACTTTGCAGATCCGGTCGGGGGACGGCACGCTGGTCATGGATTTGTGGATCGTGTATGTGCCGCTGGATGCGGCGCAGCGTACCAACCGCACGTTCGGCCTGCTTTCCATCCGTAAGCCGAAAATACCATTCGCGCTGGACCTGGCCTGGCCGTTGCTAATTTGGTTCACCGAGCGCATCTTCAAGGAGGACCGCTGGGTCGTGGAGCAGGAGCAAGAAGCCCACGACAGGCAGGGTGCGGATTGGAACCACGAGGTGTTCCCAGTGATCAATGAGTTGCGCGACTTGCTGCGCCACTGTGGCGGCCACACGGAGATCCCGATTCGTGAGGTGGGCAACAGGGCTTGA
- a CDS encoding DEAD/DEAH box helicase gives MATSIAAQPGSTASAAVDAAQPADTANSDTPHGDGFIALGLSPEIVSALTAAGYQAPTPVQQRAIPAALAGRDLLVSSPTGSGKTAAFMLPAIERFAQMQKAGTLGQRANQPVHQAQRGDRGERRHRREQPVARPALLVLTPTRELAMQVTTAATTYGKHLRRLRTVSILGGVAYGQQLMLLAKNPEILVATPGRLIDHLERGRIDLSQLQMLVLDEADRMLDMGFIEDIEAIIDRTPATRQTLLFSATLDGKVGSLAQRFLSDAERIEIRREPESRANIAQSVHYVDDRAHKDRLLTHLLADGALDQAIVFTATKNDADVIAARLAEDGFASAALHGDLPQGARNRTIRALRERRVRVLVATDVAARGIDIPGITHVFNYDLPKFAEDYVHRIGRTGRAGRSGIAVSLVHHAEVGTLKRIERFVRTPLPVNVIAGFEPKRAPSTRAPARRGAPPRGNGRGAGGYQGRGTGNGYGNARHGAGSSREGGGRDAGYRGGFSDARASNDRGRGGFADSRGPARRRDDDRRTSRYDD, from the coding sequence ATGGCCACGTCGATAGCCGCACAGCCCGGCTCCACAGCAAGCGCGGCCGTTGACGCTGCACAGCCCGCCGACACGGCGAACAGCGACACCCCTCACGGCGACGGCTTTATCGCGCTCGGCCTATCGCCAGAGATCGTCTCCGCGCTGACTGCTGCCGGCTATCAGGCGCCGACGCCGGTCCAGCAGCGCGCGATACCGGCTGCACTCGCCGGCCGCGATCTGCTGGTCTCGAGCCCGACTGGCTCGGGCAAGACCGCGGCATTCATGCTGCCCGCGATCGAGCGCTTCGCACAGATGCAAAAAGCCGGCACGCTTGGCCAGCGCGCGAACCAGCCCGTGCATCAGGCACAGCGCGGTGACCGGGGCGAGCGCCGTCATCGCCGCGAGCAGCCTGTCGCCAGACCGGCGTTGCTGGTACTGACGCCGACACGCGAACTCGCGATGCAGGTGACCACCGCGGCGACCACCTATGGCAAGCATCTGCGGCGGCTGCGCACAGTCAGCATTCTAGGCGGGGTCGCCTATGGCCAGCAATTGATGCTGCTGGCGAAGAACCCCGAAATCCTGGTGGCCACCCCCGGCCGGCTGATCGATCATCTCGAGCGCGGCCGCATCGACCTGTCTCAGTTGCAGATGCTGGTGCTCGACGAAGCCGACCGGATGCTCGACATGGGGTTCATCGAAGACATCGAAGCCATCATCGACCGCACCCCGGCCACACGGCAAACGCTGCTGTTCTCGGCAACGCTCGACGGCAAAGTGGGATCGCTGGCCCAACGCTTTCTCAGCGACGCCGAACGGATCGAAATTCGTCGTGAGCCAGAATCGCGCGCGAACATTGCGCAGTCCGTCCACTACGTCGACGACCGCGCCCATAAGGATCGGCTGCTGACGCATCTACTGGCTGACGGCGCGCTTGATCAGGCGATTGTGTTCACTGCGACAAAGAACGACGCGGACGTGATCGCCGCCAGGCTGGCCGAAGACGGCTTCGCCTCCGCCGCGTTGCATGGCGATCTGCCGCAAGGCGCGCGCAACCGGACAATCCGCGCCTTGCGTGAACGGCGCGTGCGCGTGTTGGTCGCGACCGATGTCGCCGCGCGTGGCATCGACATACCCGGCATCACGCATGTGTTCAACTACGATTTGCCCAAATTCGCGGAAGACTACGTGCACCGGATCGGCCGGACCGGACGTGCGGGGCGCAGCGGCATCGCCGTCAGCCTCGTACACCATGCTGAAGTCGGCACCCTAAAGCGAATCGAGCGATTCGTGCGCACACCGCTGCCTGTTAACGTGATTGCCGGATTCGAGCCCAAGCGGGCACCGTCCACGCGTGCACCGGCACGTCGCGGCGCGCCGCCGCGTGGCAACGGGCGGGGTGCCGGCGGTTATCAAGGACGAGGAACGGGCAACGGCTACGGCAACGCGCGGCACGGCGCTGGCAGTAGCCGCGAAGGCGGCGGCCGCGATGCCGGCTATCGCGGCGGATTCAGTGATGCCCGCGCCAGCAATGACCGTGGCCGGGGCGGTTTTGCGGATTCACGCGGGCCGGCGCGCCGGCGGGATGACGATCGCCGTACGTCACGCTACGACGACTAA
- a CDS encoding MerR family transcriptional regulator — MRLTVGELAKRSGLTVRTLHHYDAIGLLKPSARSEAGYRLYSRDDVARLYQIHALRRFGMSLADIGACLDRPDHSLVTIVQRQIGTLDAQLTQARLLREQLARLHEQLLVGTDPDQSDWLITLEMITVYEKYFSDDELNRLPLYRLDEARENEWREVVAQARVLITQGVPPQSDDARALAKRWMAMVQRDTGGDPRLLAKLNRMYEAEPTMQSKTGISPDLLQYVLQASWETKMALYEKYLLPDEVRYMRAHYSKRAHEWPELIGALRTQIEQGAEPSAPAVRRLAQRWLELFRSYAGDDPATQARFRLAHEQEPELLEDAWADAPMLDFLKRAVAAASPA, encoded by the coding sequence ATGCGCTTGACGGTGGGAGAGTTGGCCAAACGCAGCGGACTGACGGTACGCACGCTGCACCACTACGACGCGATCGGTTTGCTGAAGCCTTCGGCACGCTCCGAAGCGGGATACCGGCTTTATAGCCGCGACGACGTCGCGCGCCTGTACCAGATACATGCGCTGCGTCGCTTTGGCATGTCGCTCGCCGACATCGGAGCTTGCCTGGATCGGCCGGACCATTCGCTGGTAACTATCGTGCAACGCCAGATCGGCACGCTCGATGCACAACTTACGCAAGCGCGTCTGTTGCGCGAGCAGCTTGCGCGCCTGCACGAACAGTTGTTGGTGGGAACCGATCCAGACCAGTCAGACTGGCTAATCACTTTGGAGATGATCACCGTGTATGAAAAGTACTTTTCCGACGACGAACTGAATCGCTTGCCGCTGTACCGCCTCGACGAGGCGCGCGAAAACGAATGGCGCGAAGTGGTTGCGCAGGCGCGTGTGCTGATTACACAGGGCGTGCCACCGCAAAGCGACGACGCGCGAGCGCTAGCCAAGCGGTGGATGGCGATGGTGCAGCGCGACACCGGCGGCGATCCTCGACTACTCGCGAAGCTGAACCGGATGTACGAAGCCGAGCCCACCATGCAGAGCAAGACTGGCATTTCGCCGGACCTACTGCAATATGTGCTGCAGGCGAGTTGGGAAACAAAAATGGCGTTGTACGAGAAATACCTACTGCCTGATGAAGTGCGTTACATGCGCGCACATTACAGTAAGCGCGCGCATGAGTGGCCGGAGCTGATCGGGGCATTGCGCACGCAGATCGAGCAAGGCGCCGAACCGTCCGCCCCTGCGGTACGGCGCCTCGCACAACGCTGGCTTGAGCTGTTCCGTTCCTACGCCGGCGACGATCCTGCCACCCAGGCGCGCTTCAGGCTGGCACACGAGCAGGAACCGGAGCTGCTTGAGGACGCGTGGGCCGACGCGCCGATGCTCGACTTCCTGAAACGCGCGGTCGCCGCGGCCTCCCCCGCGTAA
- a CDS encoding isocitrate lyase/phosphoenolpyruvate mutase family protein, producing the protein MCAGLRHPFADRDEMSRTAAFRQLHQSGCVVLPNASAVGSIRYLQLLGFGAIATTSSDFAWSRARMGDIVCRGVVLGHLREIVAVTDLLVNRGLQRRRDCTAVSAGCRRATLAGGMARDR; encoded by the coding sequence ATGTGTGCCGGACTACGCCACCCCTTTGCAGACAGAGACGAAATGTCCCGCACCGCCGCCTTTCGACAACTGCATCAATCCGGCTGCGTCGTCTTACCGAATGCATCAGCCGTAGGGAGCATCCGCTATCTGCAACTTCTCGGTTTCGGGGCGATCGCAACGACTAGTTCCGACTTTGCGTGGTCGCGCGCTCGTATGGGCGACATAGTCTGCCGCGGCGTCGTGCTCGGGCATCTGCGTGAGATTGTTGCGGTGACTGACCTGCTGGTCAATCGAGGACTCCAACGGCGACGAGACTGCACCGCTGTTTCCGCGGGATGTCGCCGTGCAACGCTCGCGGGCGGCATGGCGCGCGATCGATGA
- the aceA gene encoding isocitrate lyase, protein MSRQQEAQKLQVQWETNPRWKGIKRGYTAEDVIRLRGSVPVEHTLARRGAEKLWMLINEEPFVNALGALTGNQAMQQVKAGLKAIYLSGWQVAGDANVAGEMYPDQSLYPANSVPLVVKRINNTLARADQIQWSEGKNPGDESYIDFFAPIVADAEAGFGGVLNAFELMKAMIEAGAAGVHFEDQLASVKKCGHMGGKVLVSTREAVAKLISARLAADVSGTPTVLVARTDAEAADLITSDIDDNDKLFLTGERTVEGFFRTRPGLEQAISRGLAYAPYADLIWCETGKPDLEYAKKFAEAIHKAFPGKLLSYNCSPSFNWKKNLDDATIAKFQKELGAMGYKFQFITLAGFHSLNYSMFNLAYGYARNQMSAFVELQQAEFAAAEKGFTAVKHQREVGTGYFDAVTQTIEREASTTALHGSTEDEQFFDNKKVA, encoded by the coding sequence ATGTCTCGCCAACAGGAAGCTCAGAAACTGCAGGTCCAGTGGGAAACCAATCCACGCTGGAAGGGCATCAAGCGCGGCTACACCGCAGAAGATGTCATTCGCTTGCGTGGCTCGGTACCGGTCGAGCACACGCTTGCCCGACGCGGCGCCGAGAAGCTGTGGATGCTGATCAACGAAGAGCCGTTCGTCAACGCGCTTGGCGCATTGACTGGCAACCAGGCGATGCAGCAGGTCAAGGCCGGGTTGAAGGCAATCTACTTGTCAGGCTGGCAAGTCGCGGGCGATGCCAACGTCGCCGGCGAAATGTATCCGGACCAATCGCTGTACCCGGCCAACTCGGTACCGCTGGTCGTCAAGCGCATCAACAACACGCTGGCCCGTGCTGACCAGATCCAATGGTCCGAAGGCAAGAATCCGGGTGACGAAAGCTACATCGACTTCTTCGCACCAATTGTTGCGGATGCCGAAGCTGGCTTTGGCGGCGTGCTGAACGCATTCGAGCTAATGAAGGCAATGATCGAAGCGGGTGCGGCCGGGGTACACTTCGAGGATCAACTCGCCTCCGTCAAAAAGTGCGGCCACATGGGCGGCAAGGTGCTGGTGTCGACCCGCGAAGCGGTAGCCAAACTCATTTCGGCGCGGCTCGCGGCCGACGTCAGCGGCACGCCGACGGTATTGGTGGCCCGCACCGACGCGGAAGCCGCTGACCTGATTACCTCCGATATCGACGACAACGACAAGCTGTTCCTTACTGGCGAGCGCACAGTCGAAGGCTTCTTCCGCACCCGCCCGGGCTTGGAGCAAGCGATCTCGCGCGGCCTGGCGTACGCGCCGTATGCCGACCTGATTTGGTGCGAAACCGGCAAGCCGGACCTGGAATACGCGAAAAAGTTTGCTGAGGCAATCCACAAGGCATTCCCAGGCAAGCTGCTGTCGTACAACTGCTCACCGTCGTTCAACTGGAAAAAGAACCTGGACGATGCAACGATCGCAAAGTTCCAAAAGGAGCTTGGCGCGATGGGCTACAAGTTTCAGTTCATCACGCTGGCCGGCTTCCACAGCCTAAACTACTCGATGTTCAACCTTGCCTATGGCTACGCGCGCAACCAGATGAGCGCCTTCGTTGAGTTGCAGCAGGCCGAGTTCGCCGCAGCCGAAAAGGGTTTCACCGCGGTCAAGCACCAACGTGAAGTCGGCACCGGCTACTTCGACGCGGTCACGCAGACGATCGAGCGCGAAGCGTCGACGACCGCACTGCATGGCTCCACCGAAGACGAACAGTTCTTTGACAATAAGAAGGTCGCGTAA
- a CDS encoding alpha/beta fold hydrolase, with amino-acid sequence MSHSRRTFLAGAAALAASVAYAAPRGATASVDKPGAFSDMAVPSREPFVVRSADGVMLAGEAQGDSQAPEILFIHGLRQSRLSWEKQFADPALRHFRMVGFDLRGHGDSDKPVSLEAYSEADRWADDVAAVIAGAKLRRPVLVGWSLGGFVAGAYLRKYGGAAIAGVNLVDAVTNLSPDLLTAEAAAFTSTTTSHDFAVRTAATAEFLAACFHRPPTEVEMQRMLVVNGMTARAVNEGFIKTQTPDFEPVFKAYSGPILLTHGLHDRLVRLAMSERIKSIHANSRLSLFFESGHSPFYEEPVRYGQELAGFVTAANQG; translated from the coding sequence ATGAGCCACTCAAGACGTACCTTCCTCGCCGGCGCGGCCGCCCTGGCCGCCTCAGTCGCCTATGCGGCACCTCGAGGGGCTACCGCATCCGTCGACAAACCGGGCGCCTTTTCGGATATGGCTGTACCGTCGCGCGAGCCGTTCGTCGTGCGCTCTGCGGATGGCGTGATGCTGGCGGGCGAGGCACAGGGCGACAGCCAAGCGCCCGAGATCCTGTTCATTCACGGCTTGCGTCAGAGCCGCCTGAGTTGGGAGAAGCAGTTCGCCGATCCTGCGCTCAGGCACTTTCGCATGGTCGGCTTCGATCTGCGCGGCCATGGTGATTCCGACAAGCCGGTTTCGCTCGAAGCCTATTCCGAGGCTGATCGATGGGCGGACGATGTCGCCGCCGTTATCGCCGGCGCCAAGCTTCGCCGACCGGTGCTGGTGGGCTGGTCGCTCGGCGGCTTCGTGGCCGGCGCGTATCTGCGCAAATATGGCGGCGCCGCCATTGCCGGCGTCAATCTGGTCGACGCCGTCACCAACCTGTCGCCGGATCTTCTCACCGCGGAGGCGGCTGCATTCACCAGCACCACCACCTCTCACGATTTCGCCGTACGGACCGCGGCCACGGCCGAGTTCCTCGCCGCCTGCTTCCACCGGCCGCCGACCGAAGTGGAGATGCAGCGCATGCTGGTCGTCAACGGCATGACGGCACGGGCCGTGAACGAGGGCTTTATCAAGACGCAGACGCCCGATTTCGAGCCCGTCTTTAAAGCCTATTCTGGACCAATCTTGTTAACCCACGGCCTTCATGACCGGCTCGTGCGCCTGGCGATGTCGGAACGGATCAAGTCGATTCACGCGAACAGCCGTCTGTCGCTTTTCTTCGAGAGCGGACATAGCCCCTTTTACGAGGAGCCAGTGCGTTATGGACAAGAACTTGCGGGGTTCGTGACAGCAGCCAACCAGGGCTGA